The proteins below are encoded in one region of Sphingobium yanoikuyae:
- a CDS encoding FAS1-like dehydratase domain-containing protein, translating to MATLAEAPVNKFPKITEEGLDDLRKRIGVKIENTVEPWNYEATRDAIRHYAHGIGDDNPLWCDPAYAEKTKHGSLVALPSFLFTTSRIISGYCGGLSGVHAMWAGADWTWHKPVLRNDTIRTEAYLKDLVEHQTKFAGRSFQQIYHVDFFNQSGDKVAEGDSWVFRTDRDEARERGTKYTEARGRVEPFTDEQLAEMYKLYEKEEIRGATPRYWEDVQVGDELPRMMKGPMTVTGFICYAQGWGGLYIRANKLAWKMQQKHPGTGIKNRFNVPDCPERVHWDEAFALEVGAPGAYDYGPERCSWLTHQVTNWIGDDGFLHKSKCQIRRHNPDGDVIFIDGSVIRKFEENGKKYVEIQQRAETHRGEVSAFGTSIAELPSRPA from the coding sequence ATGGCAACATTGGCCGAAGCGCCCGTGAACAAATTCCCCAAGATCACCGAGGAGGGGCTGGACGACCTGCGCAAGCGCATCGGCGTCAAGATCGAGAATACGGTCGAACCGTGGAACTACGAAGCCACGCGCGACGCGATCCGCCACTATGCCCATGGTATCGGTGACGATAATCCGCTGTGGTGCGATCCGGCCTATGCCGAAAAGACCAAACATGGTTCGCTGGTCGCGCTGCCGAGCTTCCTGTTCACCACCAGCCGTATCATCTCGGGCTATTGCGGTGGCCTGTCGGGCGTCCATGCGATGTGGGCGGGCGCCGACTGGACCTGGCACAAGCCGGTGTTGCGCAACGACACCATCCGCACCGAGGCCTATTTGAAGGATCTGGTCGAGCATCAGACCAAGTTTGCCGGCCGCAGCTTCCAGCAGATCTACCATGTCGATTTCTTCAACCAGTCGGGCGACAAGGTCGCCGAAGGCGACAGCTGGGTGTTCCGCACCGACCGCGACGAAGCGCGTGAGCGCGGGACGAAGTACACCGAAGCCCGTGGCCGGGTGGAGCCCTTCACCGACGAACAGCTCGCCGAAATGTACAAGCTGTACGAGAAGGAAGAAATTCGCGGCGCCACGCCCCGTTATTGGGAAGATGTGCAGGTCGGCGACGAGCTGCCGCGCATGATGAAGGGGCCGATGACCGTCACCGGCTTCATCTGCTACGCGCAGGGCTGGGGCGGCCTCTATATCCGCGCCAACAAGCTGGCGTGGAAGATGCAGCAGAAGCATCCCGGCACCGGCATCAAGAACCGCTTCAACGTGCCCGACTGCCCGGAACGCGTCCATTGGGACGAGGCGTTCGCGCTCGAAGTCGGCGCGCCGGGCGCCTATGACTATGGTCCCGAACGCTGCAGCTGGCTGACCCATCAGGTCACCAACTGGATCGGCGACGACGGCTTCCTGCACAAGAGCAAGTGCCAGATCCGCCGCCACAATCCCGATGGCGACGTGATCTTCATCGACGGCAGCGTGATCCGCAAGTTCGAGGAGAACGGCAAGAAATATGTCGAGATCCAGCAGCGCGCGGAAACCCATCGCGGCGAAGTCTCGGCCTTCGGCACCTCGATTGCCGAACTGCCCAGCCGCCCGGCCTGA
- a CDS encoding AMP-binding protein, producing the protein MMAKLTDYRSYADAQAHATSAALWDLFDGDREDLNIAHECITRHADGSGRAAVRIAHADGRDEILSFDAIAAGAARFAHWLDAEGIQPGERIAFMLEPSLPFYVCLFGAMQTGAISVPLFTLFGPDALRLRVDDCKPTILITNAEKAELARSMDGPRVIVADDALLADLARFPATYSPKTKANDLAVFQYTSGTTRELPEAVKHSHRALVTLMFAALYGTGIRPGDEFFCPSSPAWGHGLWHGTLAPLGLGVTTGTFAGRFDPVRLMQALDAYDITNMSAAATHYRMMKNSGRAADFAFHFDKLSYTGEPIDPATLEFIDAHFKVPACSMYGTTEIGVVLVNYPGAQDFIVKPGSLGKAVPGQRLEVQRPDGSACDPGEIGELMLWRRDRWETTKDRAKIDADGYFYHCGRADDVIISAGWTMSAVEIENTLLKHEAVLECAVIGVPDDKRGQVVKAFIILNRDGSDALVRELQDFTREKLAQHEFPRIVEFVTDLPKTPAGKVHRKILRDREAAKAVELAN; encoded by the coding sequence ATGATGGCGAAGCTAACCGACTATCGCAGCTATGCCGATGCACAGGCACATGCGACCTCAGCGGCGCTGTGGGATCTGTTCGACGGCGACCGCGAAGACCTCAACATCGCCCATGAATGCATCACCCGCCATGCCGACGGATCGGGCCGTGCCGCCGTGCGCATCGCCCATGCAGATGGCCGGGACGAGATATTGAGCTTCGACGCGATCGCGGCGGGGGCTGCGCGCTTTGCCCATTGGCTCGATGCCGAGGGTATTCAGCCGGGCGAACGCATCGCCTTCATGCTGGAGCCTTCGCTGCCCTTCTATGTCTGCCTGTTCGGGGCGATGCAGACCGGCGCGATCTCGGTACCGCTCTTCACCCTGTTCGGCCCGGATGCATTGCGGCTGCGGGTCGATGACTGCAAGCCGACCATCCTCATCACCAATGCCGAAAAGGCGGAGCTGGCGCGCAGCATGGACGGCCCGCGCGTGATCGTCGCTGACGACGCATTGCTCGCCGACCTTGCCCGCTTCCCGGCGACTTACAGCCCGAAGACCAAGGCCAATGACCTGGCCGTCTTCCAATATACGTCGGGCACCACGCGCGAACTGCCGGAGGCGGTCAAGCACAGCCACCGCGCGCTGGTGACGTTGATGTTCGCCGCCCTCTACGGCACCGGCATCCGGCCGGGCGACGAGTTTTTCTGCCCCTCCTCGCCGGCCTGGGGCCATGGTCTGTGGCATGGCACGCTGGCGCCGCTGGGGCTGGGCGTGACAACGGGCACCTTTGCCGGTCGGTTCGATCCGGTGCGGCTGATGCAGGCGCTGGACGCTTATGACATCACCAACATGTCGGCCGCCGCGACCCATTATCGCATGATGAAGAATAGCGGCCGGGCCGCCGACTTCGCTTTCCATTTCGACAAGCTGTCCTACACCGGCGAGCCGATCGACCCGGCGACGCTGGAGTTCATCGACGCCCATTTCAAGGTGCCGGCCTGTTCCATGTACGGCACGACCGAGATTGGCGTGGTGCTGGTCAATTATCCCGGCGCGCAGGATTTCATTGTGAAGCCGGGTTCGCTGGGCAAGGCGGTGCCGGGCCAGAGACTGGAAGTGCAGCGCCCCGACGGCAGCGCCTGCGACCCCGGCGAGATTGGCGAGCTGATGCTGTGGCGCCGCGACCGGTGGGAAACCACCAAAGACCGGGCGAAGATCGACGCCGACGGCTATTTCTACCATTGCGGCCGCGCCGACGACGTCATCATCTCGGCCGGCTGGACGATGAGCGCGGTCGAGATCGAGAATACGCTGCTCAAGCATGAGGCGGTGCTGGAATGCGCGGTGATCGGCGTGCCCGATGACAAGCGCGGCCAGGTGGTGAAGGCCTTCATCATCCTCAATCGCGACGGCAGCGACGCGCTGGTCCGCGAATTGCAGGACTTCACCCGCGAAAAGCTCGCCCAGCATGAATTTCCCCGCATCGTCGAATTCGTGACCGACCTGCCCAAGACGCCGGCCGGCAAGGTCCACCGCAAGATATTGAGAGATCGTGAGGCCGCCAAGGCGGTCGAACTCGCCAACTGA
- a CDS encoding IclR family transcriptional regulator → MTDSRTTPRPPSTVRKVAKAVQESKAPAIARAAAILRLLGKSDRSLGVQAIAKELGLVPSTCLYVLRALVEEELVAFDPDTKRYALQAGVLTLARNWLRRDAFNDLAQPVLDRLAQRFGLTMLGVQAVGLDHMIVVAMAQSGSGFQLSAQVGSRFPALISATGRCIAAFGDYGEKELKARFDTLRWDDPPPFADWMEQLRQTRAQGFAVDEGQYIAGVTVVSAPVWKGAGRPVHALVAIGIGAALQREGLGALQQALVEAADALSEQLSGDRPLPAA, encoded by the coding sequence ATGACCGACAGCCGCACGACGCCCCGCCCGCCCTCCACCGTCCGCAAGGTCGCCAAGGCCGTGCAGGAGAGCAAGGCGCCCGCCATCGCCCGCGCCGCCGCGATCCTGCGCCTGCTGGGCAAGAGCGACCGGTCGCTCGGCGTGCAGGCGATCGCCAAGGAACTGGGGCTGGTGCCCAGCACCTGCCTCTATGTGCTGCGCGCGCTGGTGGAGGAGGAACTGGTCGCCTTCGATCCCGATACCAAACGCTATGCGCTGCAGGCCGGCGTGCTGACGCTGGCGCGCAACTGGCTGCGCCGCGACGCCTTCAATGACCTTGCCCAGCCGGTGCTCGACCGGCTGGCCCAACGCTTCGGCCTCACCATGCTGGGGGTGCAGGCGGTGGGCCTCGATCATATGATTGTCGTCGCCATGGCGCAGTCAGGCAGCGGCTTTCAATTGAGCGCCCAGGTTGGCAGCCGCTTTCCCGCTCTCATCAGCGCCACCGGCCGCTGCATCGCCGCCTTTGGCGATTATGGCGAGAAGGAACTGAAGGCGCGGTTCGACACGCTGCGCTGGGATGATCCGCCGCCCTTCGCCGACTGGATGGAACAATTGCGCCAGACCCGCGCGCAGGGCTTCGCGGTGGACGAGGGGCAATATATTGCCGGCGTCACCGTCGTTTCGGCGCCGGTGTGGAAAGGCGCGGGCCGCCCGGTCCATGCGCTGGTCGCGATCGGCATCGGCGCCGCGCTGCAGCGCGAGGGGCTGGGCGCATTGCAACAGGCGCTGGTCGAGGCGGCGGACGCGCTCAGCGAGCAGCTCAGCGGCGACCGTCCCTTACCGGCGGCGTAG
- a CDS encoding SMP-30/gluconolactonase/LRE family protein: MAVQSGRYGAASAAIAAEGWTLARLTPPSRLHGANGLATGPDGRLYVAQVGGSQVSAIDVDSGAIETISAMGGAIVAPDDLVFDDAGNLYLTEITEGRVAMRTPSGDVRVVRGDIPVANPITWHQGRLIAGECRIGARIMELDLDGGEPRIILDNIPMANAFQVGPDGKLYFPVMGANEIWRVDLNGGAPEVVAGDLGVPDSVKFDSKGRIVTTQVASGQVLRLDLVSGTREVLADLGPGLDNVSFIGDRIFVSSIPGEITELLGDGKVRSVVPRALQWPLGLAMAADGALFVADGTFGYTLRSGEALTLAGMIFYPGCPGYMRGVAAGAQAGEWIISTGLGAVARYRPGQGESDFLASGLDQLMGVAVAPGGAVVVAEYGTGRLLSIENGAVGELATGLDKPMGVALAPDGTAYVAEAGAGRVLRIAGGRSETIIDGLSRPEGLAIDGGQLFVVDTRTKTLIATDLSGGARATIASALPVGAPAGITPKFLGPIGDMAGPMINFADVTAGPDGTLYVSGDAEGSVLALRRR, encoded by the coding sequence ATGGCGGTCCAGTCCGGGCGTTATGGCGCCGCCAGTGCTGCTATCGCTGCCGAGGGCTGGACCCTCGCGCGGCTGACCCCGCCCAGTCGCCTGCACGGCGCCAATGGTCTGGCCACCGGACCGGACGGGCGTCTCTATGTCGCGCAGGTTGGTGGCAGCCAGGTCAGCGCGATCGATGTCGACAGCGGCGCGATCGAGACGATCAGCGCGATGGGCGGCGCCATCGTCGCCCCCGACGATCTGGTGTTCGACGATGCCGGCAACCTCTATCTGACCGAGATTACCGAGGGCCGGGTCGCGATGCGCACGCCATCGGGCGACGTGCGGGTGGTGCGCGGCGACATTCCGGTCGCCAACCCGATCACCTGGCATCAGGGCCGGCTGATCGCGGGCGAATGCCGGATCGGCGCGCGGATCATGGAACTGGACCTGGATGGCGGCGAACCGCGCATCATCCTCGACAATATACCGATGGCCAACGCCTTTCAGGTCGGGCCGGACGGCAAGCTCTATTTCCCGGTGATGGGCGCCAACGAGATTTGGCGGGTGGACCTGAATGGCGGTGCGCCCGAAGTGGTGGCCGGCGATCTGGGCGTGCCGGATTCGGTGAAGTTCGACAGCAAGGGGCGGATCGTCACGACCCAGGTGGCCAGCGGGCAGGTGCTGCGGCTCGACCTGGTGAGCGGCACGCGCGAGGTGCTGGCCGATCTTGGCCCCGGCCTCGACAATGTCAGCTTCATCGGCGACCGCATCTTCGTGTCGAGCATTCCGGGCGAGATCACCGAATTGCTGGGCGATGGCAAGGTGCGATCGGTGGTGCCGCGCGCGCTGCAATGGCCGCTGGGCCTCGCCATGGCTGCAGATGGCGCGTTGTTCGTTGCTGACGGCACCTTCGGATATACGCTGCGGTCCGGCGAGGCGCTGACCCTGGCCGGCATGATCTTCTACCCCGGCTGCCCCGGCTATATGCGCGGTGTCGCTGCGGGCGCGCAGGCGGGGGAGTGGATCATCAGCACCGGCCTTGGCGCGGTGGCGCGCTATCGGCCGGGGCAGGGGGAAAGCGATTTCCTCGCCTCCGGCCTCGACCAGTTGATGGGTGTGGCGGTCGCGCCGGGCGGCGCGGTGGTGGTTGCCGAATATGGCACCGGCCGGCTGCTCTCGATCGAGAATGGCGCGGTCGGCGAACTCGCGACCGGACTCGACAAGCCGATGGGCGTGGCGCTGGCGCCGGACGGGACAGCCTATGTCGCCGAGGCCGGGGCGGGGCGCGTGCTGCGCATCGCGGGCGGTCGCAGCGAGACGATCATCGACGGGCTCAGCCGGCCGGAAGGGCTGGCGATTGACGGCGGGCAATTGTTCGTCGTCGATACGCGGACCAAGACATTGATCGCCACCGACCTGTCGGGCGGCGCGCGTGCGACGATCGCCAGCGCCCTGCCGGTCGGCGCGCCCGCCGGCATAACGCCCAAATTCCTGGGCCCGATCGGCGACATGGCCGGGCCGATGATCAATTTCGCCGATGTGACGGCGGGACCGGACGGCACGCTCTATGTGTCGGGCGACGCCGAAGGGAGCGTGCTGGCGCTACGCCGCCGGTAA
- a CDS encoding aldehyde dehydrogenase family protein — MRDYRNFYIDGQWVAPVEPKTADVINPATEAVAGTISLGGVADVNKAVAAARKAFAGWSQTTREQRLDLLLSIQAEYARRQTELGDAIIEEMGAPSSLAHGFHVDLGAGHLQTAIEVLREFKFDEPHGATMIAREPIGVCALITPWNWPMNQTCVKIFPALATGCTMILKPPQLAPFSAQILAEILDTAGVPAGVFNMVQGSGSVIGTALSTHEDVDMVSFTGSEPVGVQIQKDAATTIKRVGLELGGKSAFIVLDDDALAANVAGATGGMMGNSGQTCSAGSRLLVPAARMDEVVAAAKAAADAVTVGDPTGNVAMGPVVSKSQYNIIQDYIRKGLDEGATLIAGGAGRPDGIDKGWFVKPTVFVGTNDMVIAREEIFGPVLVIIGYEDIDHAVDIANDSNFGLAGYVSGTDVDQCRAVARRMRTGWISINGGFDFHAPFGGYKRSGNGREWGEHGFLEYLEVKSLLGYA, encoded by the coding sequence ATGCGCGACTATCGGAACTTCTATATCGACGGCCAATGGGTCGCCCCGGTCGAACCGAAGACCGCGGATGTCATCAACCCCGCGACCGAGGCGGTGGCCGGTACCATCTCGCTCGGTGGCGTGGCCGATGTGAACAAGGCGGTCGCCGCAGCGCGCAAGGCCTTTGCCGGCTGGTCGCAGACCACGCGCGAACAGCGGCTCGACCTGCTGCTCTCCATCCAGGCCGAATATGCGCGGCGCCAGACCGAACTGGGCGATGCGATCATCGAGGAGATGGGCGCGCCGTCCTCGCTCGCCCATGGCTTCCATGTCGACTTGGGGGCCGGCCATCTGCAGACCGCGATCGAGGTGCTGCGCGAGTTCAAGTTCGACGAGCCGCATGGCGCGACGATGATCGCGCGCGAGCCGATCGGCGTCTGCGCCCTCATCACGCCGTGGAACTGGCCGATGAACCAGACCTGCGTGAAGATTTTCCCGGCGCTGGCCACTGGCTGCACCATGATCCTGAAGCCGCCACAACTCGCGCCCTTCTCGGCCCAGATCCTGGCTGAAATCCTCGATACGGCGGGCGTGCCGGCGGGCGTGTTCAACATGGTGCAGGGCAGTGGCAGCGTGATCGGCACCGCGCTGTCCACCCATGAGGATGTCGACATGGTGTCCTTCACCGGGTCGGAGCCGGTCGGTGTCCAGATCCAGAAGGATGCCGCGACCACGATCAAGCGGGTCGGCCTGGAACTGGGCGGCAAGAGCGCCTTCATCGTGCTGGACGATGACGCGCTGGCCGCCAATGTCGCGGGCGCGACCGGCGGCATGATGGGCAATTCGGGCCAGACCTGCAGCGCCGGATCGCGCCTGCTGGTGCCGGCAGCGCGCATGGATGAAGTGGTGGCCGCAGCCAAGGCGGCGGCGGACGCGGTGACGGTCGGTGATCCGACCGGCAATGTCGCCATGGGTCCAGTCGTGTCGAAGAGCCAGTACAACATCATCCAGGACTATATCCGCAAGGGCCTGGACGAGGGCGCGACCCTGATCGCCGGTGGCGCCGGTCGCCCGGACGGGATCGACAAGGGCTGGTTCGTGAAGCCGACCGTGTTCGTCGGCACCAATGACATGGTGATCGCGCGCGAGGAGATATTCGGCCCAGTGCTGGTGATCATCGGCTATGAGGATATCGATCATGCGGTCGATATCGCCAATGACAGCAATTTCGGCCTTGCCGGCTATGTCAGCGGCACCGATGTCGACCAGTGCCGTGCCGTCGCCCGACGGATGCGCACCGGCTGGATCAGCATCAATGGCGGGTTCGATTTCCATGCCCCCTTTGGCGGCTACAAGCGCAGCGGCAATGGCCGCGAATGGGGCGAGCATGGCTTCCTCGAATATCTCGAAGTGAAGTCGCTGCTGGGCTACGCCTGA
- a CDS encoding thiamine pyrophosphate-binding protein has translation MSYDDPKPAVNVNATDKKGTPVYKRMLDLFEAEGINTLFGIPDPNFVHMFLEAERRGWTVVAPHHEAAAGFMAEAASRITGKPAVAIGTLGPGIANMAPAIQCALVENSPVIFLSGQRARVTEQRVRRGRIQFVKQMPLFENSVKYAASIEYADQTDEVVREGIRKAMGGTPGPVYIEYPSHIILEELDLPAPLAPDRYRLVNQGADIDRVKEAADLIRAAKNPILLVGHAVHTSRSGAAVKELADLMNCPVIQTSGGTSYIKGLEDRTFQYVFSKASIEAVTESDLVLALGTELGEPVHFGKWRYWMKNEAIRKWIYVEQDPAAIGVNRPIDVPLVGDLRGVVPQLVEALKDTPRAPAPMLEAFMRDGQAELDELAAESRTKSDGTGDLPIHPARLAVEATEAFPKGGILIRDGGAGVIFQWTYSQCKPNDVIWNQNFGHIGTGIPYATGAMLADKAATGVSRPGLLLTSDSSFMFHIAELEVAVRTKLPLVCVVGVDNQWGLEVGVYKRTFGQGTEETGTHWSKEVRFDKIGEGFGCHGEYVTRAEDIKPAIARAYASGKPGVVHVVIDPKANSEEMPKYAEFRTWYAEGTQ, from the coding sequence ATGAGCTATGACGATCCCAAGCCCGCCGTCAACGTGAACGCCACCGACAAGAAGGGCACGCCGGTCTACAAGCGGATGCTGGACCTGTTCGAGGCCGAAGGCATCAACACGCTGTTCGGCATTCCCGACCCGAATTTCGTCCACATGTTCCTGGAGGCCGAACGGCGCGGCTGGACTGTGGTTGCGCCCCATCATGAGGCCGCTGCCGGCTTCATGGCCGAGGCCGCGTCGCGCATCACCGGCAAGCCCGCCGTCGCGATCGGCACGCTGGGGCCGGGCATCGCCAATATGGCGCCCGCCATCCAGTGCGCGCTGGTCGAAAATTCGCCGGTCATCTTCCTGTCGGGCCAGCGCGCCCGCGTCACCGAACAGCGCGTCCGTCGCGGCCGCATCCAGTTCGTCAAGCAGATGCCCCTGTTCGAGAATAGCGTCAAATATGCTGCCTCGATCGAATATGCCGACCAGACCGACGAGGTCGTGCGCGAGGGCATCCGCAAGGCAATGGGCGGCACTCCCGGCCCGGTCTATATCGAATATCCCAGCCACATCATCCTGGAGGAACTGGACCTTCCCGCGCCACTGGCGCCCGATCGTTATCGCCTGGTCAACCAGGGCGCCGACATCGACCGGGTCAAGGAAGCGGCCGACCTGATCCGCGCGGCCAAGAACCCGATCCTGCTGGTCGGCCATGCCGTCCACACCTCGCGCTCCGGCGCGGCGGTGAAGGAACTGGCGGACCTGATGAACTGCCCGGTGATCCAGACTTCGGGCGGCACCAGCTATATCAAGGGGCTGGAAGATCGCACCTTCCAATATGTCTTCTCCAAGGCGTCGATCGAGGCAGTCACGGAATCGGATCTGGTGCTGGCGCTGGGCACCGAACTGGGCGAGCCGGTCCATTTCGGCAAATGGCGCTACTGGATGAAGAATGAAGCGATCCGCAAGTGGATCTATGTCGAGCAGGATCCCGCCGCGATCGGCGTCAACCGCCCGATCGACGTGCCGCTGGTCGGCGACCTGCGCGGCGTCGTGCCGCAGCTGGTAGAGGCGCTGAAGGACACGCCGCGCGCCCCTGCGCCGATGCTGGAAGCCTTCATGCGCGACGGTCAGGCGGAACTGGACGAGCTGGCGGCGGAATCGCGCACCAAGAGCGACGGCACCGGCGACCTGCCGATCCATCCCGCCCGTCTGGCGGTGGAAGCGACCGAGGCCTTCCCCAAGGGCGGCATCCTGATCCGCGACGGCGGCGCCGGCGTGATCTTCCAGTGGACCTATTCGCAGTGCAAGCCGAACGACGTCATCTGGAACCAGAATTTCGGCCATATCGGCACCGGCATCCCCTATGCCACCGGCGCGATGCTGGCGGACAAGGCGGCCACCGGCGTCAGCCGTCCGGGCCTGTTGCTGACTTCCGACAGCAGCTTCATGTTCCATATCGCCGAACTGGAAGTGGCGGTGCGCACCAAGCTGCCGCTGGTCTGCGTCGTCGGCGTGGATAATCAGTGGGGCCTGGAAGTGGGCGTCTACAAGCGCACCTTCGGCCAGGGCACGGAAGAAACCGGCACCCATTGGAGCAAGGAAGTCCGCTTCGACAAGATCGGCGAGGGCTTTGGCTGCCACGGCGAATATGTGACCCGCGCGGAGGACATCAAGCCGGCGATCGCGCGCGCCTATGCCAGCGGCAAGCCGGGCGTCGTCCATGTCGTGATCGATCCCAAGGCCAATTCGGAAGAAATGCCGAAATATGCCGAATTCCGCACCTGGTATGCCGAAGGCACCCAGTAA
- a CDS encoding aromatic ring-hydroxylating oxygenase subunit alpha codes for MSKIDNIDVEALAKPLTYPTEAFLSKDYALAEKEKLWPHVWQMAARVEELPDVGDWMTYDICDESIIIVRTAPDTLRAFFNVCPHRGRQLVDVPKDVHSVRGKNRRSFVCGFHGWTFDTEGNNTYILDPQDWQGALNAECTRLSDVKIDIWGGWIWIHMDLNAEPLIDFLGDAGRILSHFEMDKMRYKWRKWVVYPANWKTALEAFMEPYHVAGTHTQLLDYGDYYAYSAAYGLHGVSGFDQRDPAFQMSQSSSVTRAGKGDDPRRSTYELIRENYETLNYAASTETLVNAASRLVDELPEGTAAGDVIAHWLKSAKADDAARGVIWPEIPPEVMAEAGLAWHVFPNMSVLQGITFALCYRTRPYGDDPDMCIFESYAIERFPEGEVPVTEWEETEATAEGWGAVLAQDFSNMEWVQKGMKSRGFRGPLPNPHQERKITNFHRNLATYMGTGAPRLLK; via the coding sequence ATGAGCAAGATCGACAATATCGATGTGGAGGCGCTGGCCAAGCCGCTGACCTACCCGACCGAGGCATTCCTGTCGAAGGACTATGCCCTGGCGGAGAAGGAGAAGCTGTGGCCCCATGTCTGGCAGATGGCGGCGCGGGTCGAGGAACTGCCCGATGTCGGCGACTGGATGACCTACGACATTTGCGACGAGTCGATCATCATCGTGCGGACCGCGCCCGACACGTTGCGCGCCTTCTTCAATGTATGCCCGCATCGCGGCCGCCAACTGGTCGATGTGCCCAAGGACGTGCATTCGGTGCGTGGCAAGAACCGGCGCAGCTTCGTCTGCGGCTTCCATGGCTGGACCTTCGATACAGAGGGTAACAACACCTACATCCTCGACCCGCAGGACTGGCAGGGCGCGCTCAATGCCGAATGCACCCGCCTGTCGGACGTCAAGATCGATATATGGGGTGGCTGGATCTGGATCCATATGGACCTCAATGCCGAGCCGCTGATCGATTTCCTGGGCGATGCCGGCCGCATCCTGTCCCACTTCGAAATGGACAAGATGCGCTACAAATGGCGCAAATGGGTGGTCTATCCGGCCAATTGGAAGACCGCGCTGGAGGCTTTCATGGAGCCTTATCATGTCGCGGGCACCCATACCCAGCTGCTCGATTATGGCGATTATTACGCATACAGCGCGGCCTATGGCCTGCATGGGGTGAGCGGTTTCGACCAGCGCGACCCGGCTTTCCAGATGAGCCAGAGCAGCAGCGTCACCCGCGCCGGCAAGGGCGATGATCCGCGCCGCTCCACCTATGAGCTGATCCGCGAAAATTACGAGACGCTGAACTATGCCGCCTCGACCGAGACCTTGGTCAATGCGGCGAGCCGGCTGGTCGACGAACTGCCCGAGGGCACGGCGGCGGGCGACGTCATCGCCCATTGGCTGAAATCCGCCAAGGCGGACGATGCCGCGCGCGGCGTCATCTGGCCGGAAATCCCGCCCGAGGTGATGGCCGAGGCGGGCCTCGCCTGGCACGTCTTTCCCAACATGTCGGTGCTGCAGGGGATCACCTTCGCCCTGTGCTACCGCACCCGTCCCTATGGCGACGATCCCGACATGTGCATCTTTGAATCCTACGCGATCGAGCGCTTTCCCGAAGGCGAAGTGCCGGTCACCGAATGGGAAGAGACGGAGGCTACCGCCGAGGGCTGGGGCGCCGTCCTCGCCCAGGATTTCTCGAACATGGAATGGGTGCAGAAGGGCATGAAGTCGCGCGGTTTCCGCGGGCCGCTGCCCAACCCCCACCAGGAACGCAAGATCACCAATTTCCACCGCAACCTAGCCACGTACATGGGTACGGGCGCACCGAGGTTACTCAAATGA